The sequence ACACATTTATAATGAATGGCGCGTCGTTGTGTAGCATGAAATATTAACAACACTACTACAACATTTGTCAATCCTAGACTATTTTTGACATTAGCGTACTCATATTattcataaaagaaaataatatagaaaCAACTCTGTCTTGGTAAAAGCACTATTTTCTATTTCAATGGAAATATTAATAGAAActtccatttaaaaaaagtagcaaTCACAACTATTTTAAAGTTCATTATAGCCGTGTTCTAttgtatttgtgtatttttattttaattttcaaccaaaaatcgaacaCAGTTGACAGGCGAGAGACATACATTTGCGGCacttaataaaatttctgaATAAATCAGTATAGAATGGATTCTGGTTAAAAATgtggtatttttataaacaaaaatggaATGGGGAAACccttatatttaataataagaacattttttttaaatttaagcatAATGATTAAGGAGTAGCTTTAAAATATCGAAAAGTAAAAGACAGTTCAAGATTTTGCTCTTCAGATTCTTATATGCCCACAATCTACACCTTTTTCCATTTATAGTGTGAATTTTCTAATTCACattcagttaaatttaaaaaaccaacaatTTGAAATGagctttatatttaaaattcataaaagaagaaaagaagagattttaaaattgaattttagaaaATGAAAATGCGAATTTCCGTTtagaattaacaaaattaaataatttttcagccCAATTTATTCGACCTTTTTCATAACATTTTAAGTTTGCAAATTCAAACTTATTTACCCTGAAGTAATTCAGTAAGTTccggaaaaaaatgtttggtgaaatttgttattttccgTTATATTCGTCTTAGAAAAGACCTTTAAAAtgcctttcatttgatatccatattgtctatatacatgacttagtaatcgagaTATACACAGGTCAAAAGTAGGTCAATAAATGGAGCtagtcgttttttttttgtctcagcGATTTATGGTCCGATTTCAAATATGAACTGagtcattttaaaatgttaaaatgttaaaatgttaaaatgttaaaatgttaaaatgttaaaatgttaaaatgttaaaatgttaaaatgttaaaatgttaaaatgttaaaatgttaaaatgttaaaatgttaaaatgttaaaatgttaaaatgttaaaatgttaaaatgttaaaatgttaaaatgttaaaatgttaaaatgttaaaatgttaaaatgttaaaatgttaaaatgttaaaatgttaaaatgttaaaatgttaaaatgttaaaatgttaaaatgttaaaatgttaaaatgttaaaatgttaaaatgttaaaatgttaaaatgttaaaatgttaaaatgttaaaatgttaaaatgttaaaatgttaaaatgttaaaatgttaaaatgttaaaatgttaaaatgttaaaatgttaaaatgttaaaatgttaaaatgttaaaatgttaaaatgttaaaatgttaaaatgttaaaatgttaaaatgttaaaatgttaaaatgttaaaatgttaaaatgttaaaatgttaaaatgttaaaatgttaaaatgttaaaatgttaaaatgttaaaatgttaaaatgttaaaatgttaaaatgttaaaatgttaaaatgttaaaatgttaaaatgttaaaatgttaaaatgttaaaatgttaaaatgttaaaatgttaaaatgttaaaatgttaaaatgttaaaatgttaaaatgttaaaatgttaaaatgttaaaatgttaaaatgttaaaatgttaaaatgttaaaatgttaaaatgttaaaatgttaaaatgttaaaatgttaaaatgttaaaatgttaaaatgttaaaatgttaaaatgttaaaatgttaaaatgttaaaatgttaaaatgttaaaatgttaaaatgttaaaatgttaaaatgttaaaatgttaaaatgttaaaatgttaaaatgttaaaatgttaaaatgttaaaatgttaaaatgttaaaatgttaaaatgttaaaatgttaaaatgttaaaatgttaaaatgttaaaatgttaaaatgttaaaatgttaaaatgttaaaatgttaaaatgttaaaatgttaaaatgttaaaatgttaaaatgttaaaatgttaaaatgttaaaatgttaaaatgttaaaatgttaaaatgttaaaatgttaaaatgttaaaatgttaaaatgttaaaatgttaaaatgttaaaatgttaaaatgttaaaatgttaaaatgttaaaatgttaaaatgttaaaatgttaaaatgttaaaatgttaaaatgttaaaatgttaaaatgttaaaatgttaaaatgttaaaatgttaaaatgctaaaatgttaaaatagagCGTACAGTAGtataaaaaaagggaaataaatctgtaacttctaaacagaTACTtcgatttcaattaaatttgacATCTGCAAAGAGAaggtgttgtcgagtttaagttttgaatttgtacctcatgggcccaccaggggcacGACCAGAGATCCCCAGATTATGACACTGTGGGTATGtccgattattttttaaaaaatttacaaatctagTAAATTTTCTTAGAGTTGATTTTTGTTGCTCGCATAAATTAAGCactgattttactaaaaattttataattattcttacgtacaaaaatattgggCAAAATGTCATACTATAACTCCATATGCGGAGAAAGAAATCATACCAGGTGAAGATCACATAACATAGggttgcattttttatgctcggtactgcatatttgTAAACTTTGAAAACGTTGCTAGTTTTACTCACTCCAAAGAAACATGAATTTGTCGTTCCGTTTGTAATATTCGAAATGTTCATGtggatatttttgttaaatgatATCCTTTTGTTCTCGTTTTCATTGAAATGTGATTTGCCGACACCATTGCAACACtaaaagtttttacaaaaaaaaacatcaagatCAATACAACAAcctccattttaaaatatgttttatgaaACCCACATaagttgttgaaaaatattttacaaatattttttaagtctaaAAAAGTTGTTAATTCGGATTGATCTTAATATTTGCTAAGGTTgcaagacaaaattgtttttcacaTTCGAGATGTCCTAATTTGGCCCACTCTTGCGCCATCTGTAATTAAAGCTAATATCTGTAAAGCCCAAATTGTGAAAGTCCAACACTCAGTCTATGGACAAACATAGTTTCAAAGAAATctgaacaatattataaaagttAGACATAATTATTACTATATATTTTACCAatgtagtttttataaaaaaaataaatttttttctctttaccTGATTTAACTAATAACACGGAATAATTTAATATGATTTActgaatttataataaattaaatatttcatataaaataactTACCTTAAAATCCTCAATagtgtttaataaaaatattagttatgttagtttatttaaaaaatgtatatcgtTATGTAtagttttgcattttatttatttataattgagttgcttataaaatatagtttaatacaatatttaaattaaattaatattatttaagaatatatgtatgtatgtatacataaatGCATTAATTATgctattaaatttttcattaatttgagcgttctttttattaaattataattttataaatctaGTATATAGTAAACCATCAATTACCCTACActcatttctttttatattttatatctttgGTAAACCCTCTATACATTTTAACacgttaatttatattttttattatacaatagGAGTTCTTCATCTtaaataatattacaaaaaaatatactttttttttttttttggaaagtggCACTATATGTTTAACTGaaaatcttataaataaatcaggtttatattttttttttggtttcttgtGTAATGGCTGTAGATGTTTATTTttcacatttaatttattttatttttctttctggTTAAATTTAGTATGCAAGACATCACTGTGAggtttcttttgaaaaattaaatttttaacaaacatgtattgatttgaaatcaatGAGATTTTCATGATAAgttaagaaaacaattttttaaatgccAGCACAAATAGAAGAGGGATGTTATTAACAAATTCATGGAACAGCTAATCAATTTAAGCGATGACGTAGAGTTGGCAGCCGAAGCCCAGGCGGAAATTTCAGCATCATTTGAGggtataaaattgtaaaagaaatctaggaaaaaaaacaaaaattaaaaacaaaaaattatattaaataaatgttttaaataactaCAATTGCTATtttctaatataaatattttgaagaatTCAATTTTACCttgtatttgtgttaaataattatttttcttcctTAACATTTCGCTGTCCTGCAAGGCATATTGATCATAATCCCGATCTGTGGGTATCATATTGACTGTATTTGTACTCAGATATTTATGATGGTATTCAATATCAAGTATGGTTTTCTCCGATGACTTGTAGTAAATATCACCAATTTGCGCTGTGCAACGTATCTGTAAAACAAGTTGCAGTTGCCTTAAGTCACATTCTAAGACTTtacgaattttttattaatgcttACCTTTAATTTTCCTTCTTCAAAATGATAGTCGTTGATGACAAAATGCAGGCCTATTGTTGAAGTTTGCATTTCATTGCGAGTATCTTTGTGGTTTTTATAATGACGTACATGAGATGATTGTAtctgagaaaataaaataatgtagaAGAGTTTactattaaatgaaaaaacacGACTTATTTGTAACTAAAAATACCTAATATGCAGACTACAACTTATTTTgtcatttaaattaacaaaacctCCCCCCTTTAATAAGAGCCAAATTATAGACTTTATTGCCCTCAACATAGATTTTGTGATTCCCTATAAAACACCAAAAACCCCTTAATTGATGCTGGAGTACGAGCGTCTGAATGACTGTGAATTTATTACGGAACGCAAACCGAATGCTGAATTTAATGCGTATTTTTAATATACGCACATGTACTTGCACTCTGGTATGTTTAAAAGTGCATAAAACAAGTTAAACACACATTTTAGTAGgaatgcaaaacaaaaattaaatttggtaccaaaaaatatcaaatagttGGTACTTTTTGACACTAGCCAGTTTTGACAATACAGAAATAGGCTTGATTTAAAAGTGAAATAGAACCTTTGTACGGTTCTAAGGTGCAACACAAACTATTcagaaaagaaaatatatctAGTTCGTCCAAGCTTTCCTTTCAAACTGTGTACATTTTGTCATTTGAAATCTGTtacaaattatatgaaaaacgattttataaggatttttttcatttaaaacttatacaaagtattttcaaaataatttttggtatcTGTCCACAGCGTTCCGGAAAGTATATATCATAGAAAActactcaaacaaaaaacttactcaaattaatcacacatacgagtgttgtttttgttttcacatagttttttctactaatacattctcaccacttaggtttctgacaactgagttaggtctttgacaggagagtttccgctctatgtctattctctatgataCATATTGCCGATAAAATCATGTATGAATATTTGGGGATTTGACAAACCTGATAATAATCTCAGCAATCGAATCTCTGCCATAAGAAGGCTAATAATGTCCTGAATTGAAACTTAATTGGATGGAGACGAAAAAATTGCGTCGGCGACAAATTTTGCTGACCATATGTCAACTCAGACTACTAGCTTAATTATTCTGAATAAGATTTCTTAGTTGTATtgcagaaaacaaaaacaattttgaagttACTCCATTGTGTGAAATAATGTTTGGATgaatgtcagaaaatggacaacCATAACACgagaaaataaaaccaaaaggaaaaaaatatttcaaaacgaTATACCTGTGTTGCATTTCGACTACGTGAGTGCTGTCAATCTGAGGTTTGCGCGTTCGATTCCCTTCAGAGAATCTAGGTGTATCTGTacacacaaaaaactaaattatctgAACGCATCGTTTAGAAATAGCCAAACTGAATGCTACTATGCGCATTTACTACGCCCCTTTAAAGTCGCAAGATCTGGACACTTATTTGGCGTTTACTACGCGTCGTTCAGCTCGTAATAGACCAAGCAAACGTTTTTCTGATCGCAGCATATTAAAAACCAAACTTTACTACTAGCCACCGGAACGTTTTGTtcagatttttaaaatcaattaaataattcTTCGCTGAACACTCATTTAGCATAACTGAATGCAAAATTCAGTAAAGTTCTTCATAGAAACCGTAAAATAAATCTGAACGGGacgtgttaaaaatatttttggcaaatttttttttaaaacggctACAGAAATAACGGGATTCtaatagaaaaacaacaaatattaactTTGACCAAATCTCATTTGTGTGTTGATTTTTGAAGTGAGTGGTTCATTTTTTATATACTGACATCCATACATTAACATTAAGCTTTGTCAGAGCAACTCAATTTCTATTGCCGGAGTTACAAGGTAAgttgtatatgtatttatgtaaatatttagtaATTATTGGACATATTATTTAACTAATATAATTGTCTATTATAGAAGCGGGAATCGAGTATAGGCAGCTATTAAACTAATTGTACCCCGATCAGATATTCGTGAGAAGCCTTTTAAGAAGTGTAAAAAGACAGTGTGTATTTTAAAAAGGTGATTTTATGGTAATTAAGTttgttcattatttatttttaagtttatgtttttgaatttcGTACAAATATAATCCTGGAAAACGCCTTCTACAAACACCATCTAATTTTAAGGTAATTGTCGATGACAGACATATGCAGGAATTTCCTCAAGAAGAGCAGGTTTCTGTGAGTTAATGGAAACAGTTGTTTATGTaaacatttatgtatgaataatgcttgtaaaatatattgaataaattttgttaattttaaaaaatcttttatttaattctcTGAACGCAGCTGGTAAAATAATAAGTTTACGTTCAGTAATGAAGACATTGAACGCATCTGATATAAAACTAAACTCTCGTTCAGTATTGCGAAAATTAAACGAATATAGTTAAAACCTGAACGCCCGTTTACTTTTGCACTAGCTGAACTCTATATAGTAAAAAGCTGAAAACGTAAAGCTGAACGTTTTATTCGGTTTTCCACTACAGTCATAATGGGTGAAAAATACCTAAGAAATATTCAGaaaaactaaacgtttgttcagttttttactatttgttttttttgtgtagaTAAGCAAAAAGCAGTTCATAACATTAGTTAAATGCTTCAGTATAAAATCCAATACAGACAGATATATGGTACTTTTTACGGTCAAATTGTACCAGAAAAATGCAATTCTAACAATACTGTATCCTTGTGATAATCCCAAATCAAAATACTAATATATCCATTAAGGTTGCACCGTTTGAAAGCATAAAAAAGTGTCGGTATATCTAACTAAAACTTTTTActttgtaaattttgaaaatagtaaacaatttcaaacaatttcagaaacaataacaaacaaattaaccATGGGTGTTCCGACTTTGATTATATAAGGTAAACACATAGTCCTTAGATTCATTTGGgtctatgtatttttattttctttaaaggcgttttttttaaactaattagAGGACAAACAAATGAATCAGTAAAACCCAACTACAGTTTCAAgtaaattttcttgattttttaaaaaaattaaatcgctACTTTTTCGAAACTTTCATGAATAAAAATGGAATTGTACAAATGGTAAAAATATGGTCAAGCGTGGAAGACCGAAGGTAAACAATTTGAGTGTTTTCTGTGTAAATATACCTGAAAATGTAGTGAACTTGCTTTACTATTAGTGATACCCTAATATTCACGTGTTTGTGTTAGAGTGCgactatttatgtttaaatatatatgtacaccCGTATGTCTGACTGTTTCAGTGCGAATATTGCGTGCATAAACTACACAAAACTTTATTAGCAAATAGACTGCGGGGTTCTAGAGGGTTTCgggcagaaaaaaaaattaaatgcaaaCATAAAATATCAACACTCTCAACATGTTGCATAGATTACTTTCAACTTAGTCTCGTCTCACGATTGctaacaataacaaatatatacTCAAGTTGCAACTACACAAACATTTGTTGTAACATGCAACGTTGCGCTTGTTTGCCAGCCAACACACATCAACACTCGTACTCATATATCCATACGTCTGTACTGAAGTGTACACAAACATAAAGAGTGCAGTGACAAGCTAAAATATGtcacatcaattttgtttatatacccAAACTTACACACTCACTTCCTGCAGTGCTTgcataaaaatctatacaaaCTTGTATAGGAAATTTTACTAACGATACTTCGTTTGCTTGTACACAGATAAGTATAGAGGACAGCGCATTTTTCCTCCTACATAATCGTACATTTGAGCAGTGCCCAAAACAAGATCACACCATGGAAACAAACAATCCAACAAATAGTGAATACTTACCTCTTCATTATTCACTGTCCATGTGAGATTTGCTGCTGGTTTTGAGTGTCGCGATGTACAATTGCCGCGTAATATATCACCAATGTGGTAACGTGGTCGTATGCCAATGATAAGTGGTGGATTGTGTGGCAGTTCTGAAatgaacataaaaaacatacacaCGTAAACATACATTAATTAACaggaaaggaaaaaaaaacaaaaaagagagaATAGTGGCAGTAAAGTGAAAAAGCACACAAAGATTATAAGCATAAATTCTGGGAAATTAACAcaactgtttttgttttcacactCACCTACAA comes from Calliphora vicina chromosome 2, idCalVici1.1, whole genome shotgun sequence and encodes:
- the beat-Ia gene encoding uncharacterized protein beat-Ia, with the protein product MQAVYNTTQLIWIILMAIFTKESLALRDVRVKVPHAVRRGQKITLKCHYDIEDDTLYSVKWYKGRREFYSYTPNEKPAIKVFQIPGVRVDRFSSNETQLVLESASMATAGKYSCEVSADAPSFHTLIAAAELEVVELPHNPPLIIGIRPRYHIGDILRGNCTSRHSKPAANLTWTVNNEEIQSSHVRHYKNHKDTRNEMQTSTIGLHFVINDYHFEEGKLKIRCTAQIGDIYYKSSEKTILDIEYHHKYLSTNTVNMIPTDRDYDQYALQDSEMLRKKNNYLTQIQDFFYNFIPSNDAEISAWASAANSTSSLKLISCSMNLLITSLFYLCWHLKNCFLNLS